From the Paraburkholderia sp. PREW-6R genome, one window contains:
- a CDS encoding DUF883 family protein, translated as MTALPNTRDALGESWTSTSRRARRIARHGRHAAEDIAGELRTLMSELESTLADGTQADAVALRGKLRKQLDVARSRLNDTRDAVRDRAGVALSDADDYVRENPWQTMAIVGGVALIAGALFAARLR; from the coding sequence ATGACAGCACTTCCGAACACGCGAGACGCCCTCGGCGAATCCTGGACCAGTACCAGCCGCCGTGCGCGGCGTATCGCTCGCCACGGCCGCCATGCGGCCGAAGACATTGCAGGCGAACTGCGCACTCTGATGTCGGAACTCGAATCCACTCTGGCAGACGGCACTCAGGCCGACGCGGTGGCGCTGCGCGGCAAGCTGCGCAAGCAGCTGGACGTAGCACGTTCGCGACTGAACGACACGCGTGACGCAGTGCGTGACCGCGCCGGAGTCGCATTGTCCGACGCGGATGACTACGTGCGCGAAAATCCGTGGCAGACAATGGCTATCGTTGGCGGCGTGGCGCTGATCGCCGGCGCATTGTTCGCGGCGCGACTGCGCTAA